One region of Chlorogloeopsis sp. ULAP01 genomic DNA includes:
- a CDS encoding cation:proton antiporter yields MLSSLFAVNTASGTPLPLTDPVYIFCILLLAIATAPLIAKLLRLPPLVVLIILGAILGSNVLGILARDSQLILLEKIGLLYIMLLAGLQMDLSKFRQVGVRSLIFGLLTFGLPLTIGIVSGHGLTTSFLGSALLGILYSPHTLVSYPIVTVLGIVQKEAVAVAIGGTIVTSILTLSGLSIVQAIAGGSVGILLWIKLLILLPLLVLICLWGIPKFGQRFLFNQSVPSLSNQFIFILGCLFLTASAALLLGVDSIVGAFIAGLSLNPLIKNEKTLMERVEFVGNSLFIPAFLISVGILSNPRILFTHPENLGLALIVVTGAVGGKFLAAWIAGLFFRYSFAEIMTILGLTMSRAALVLVVALYGKQVGLLNEGLFNAIIFYILITCLIGPLVTNYFGKKVAGN; encoded by the coding sequence TTGTTATCATCATTATTCGCTGTTAATACTGCTTCCGGCACCCCATTACCATTAACTGATCCAGTTTATATTTTTTGTATTTTATTGTTAGCGATCGCCACAGCACCCCTAATCGCCAAACTACTGCGTCTGCCACCTTTAGTTGTACTAATTATATTAGGTGCTATCTTAGGTTCCAATGTTCTAGGAATCTTAGCGCGAGACAGTCAATTAATTCTGTTAGAAAAAATAGGTCTGCTGTATATTATGTTGTTAGCAGGCTTACAAATGGATTTAAGTAAATTTAGACAAGTGGGAGTGCGATCGCTAATTTTTGGGTTACTCACATTTGGTCTACCCTTAACAATAGGCATTGTATCCGGTCATGGGCTGACAACGAGCTTTTTAGGCAGCGCACTTTTAGGAATTCTCTATTCTCCTCATACTTTGGTTTCTTATCCAATCGTGACGGTTTTAGGAATCGTGCAAAAAGAAGCTGTTGCAGTTGCTATTGGCGGCACAATCGTTACATCAATTCTCACCCTCAGTGGTTTATCAATTGTACAAGCGATCGCAGGTGGTAGCGTCGGAATTCTTTTGTGGATTAAGTTACTAATTCTGTTACCGTTACTAGTGCTAATCTGTCTTTGGGGTATACCTAAATTTGGACAGCGTTTTCTTTTCAATCAATCAGTACCATCTCTGAGCAATCAATTTATCTTCATTCTCGGTTGCCTATTTTTAACAGCAAGTGCTGCACTCTTACTAGGTGTTGATTCTATTGTTGGAGCCTTTATAGCTGGATTATCTTTGAATCCTCTGATTAAGAATGAAAAAACTTTAATGGAACGGGTTGAATTTGTCGGTAACAGCCTATTTATTCCTGCATTTTTAATCTCCGTAGGGATTTTATCTAACCCACGAATTTTATTTACTCATCCAGAAAATTTAGGACTTGCCCTGATTGTGGTAACAGGAGCAGTAGGCGGTAAATTTCTCGCAGCTTGGATTGCTGGGCTTTTCTTTCGCTACTCCTTTGCAGAGATAATGACAATCTTAGGCTTAACAATGTCTCGCGCAGCTTTAGTATTGGTAGTAGCTCTGTATGGCAAACAGGTAGGATTGCTAAATGAGGGTTTATTTAATGCCATCATTTTTTATATTTTAATTACCTGTTTGATTGGCCCTTTAGTGACAAATTATTTTGGCAAAAAAGTTGCAGGCAATTAA
- a CDS encoding cation:proton antiporter, producing the protein MHTVVLVLIEVLIVIGLSRLVGLAFRWINQPLVIGEIVAGIMLGPSFFGLIAPGLAATLFPAQTAPFLNVLSQVGLIFFMFLIGLELNPKYISGNLEIAILTSHVSILVPFSLGTLLAVLIYPLLSNASVSFTAFALFLGAAMSITAFPVLARIITENNLQRTRLGTLALTCAAVDDLTAWCILAVAIAVARTGTIASAFPTIAESLVYIGVMVTLGRIFLSRLATYYRRTGRLNHFVLALIYIGVIASALITELIGIHLIFGAFLLGAIMPKNAGLVRELATKTEDFVLIFLLPVFFAYSGLRTEIGLLNRPELWILCVLVLAVAIAGKYIGTYVAARVSGIEKREASALGWLMNTRGLTELIVLNIGLELGVISPLLFTMLVIMALVTTFMTSPLLEWTYPKKLIKLDVVEAESEVETVVETTVSGDNFSRPYRILVPIANPDTQKGLVQLATAIAINNIHPATVNPLSLIELEEDYAFESTPVEADRLIQQRRQHLEELIQRLEPPTVRSYVHPIIRVSNNVARETAQIAALEQADLIIVGWHRPAFSNNRLGGRVGQILTSVPVDVAVFIDRGEERLESLLVPYSANIHDDLALILALRLLVNRDTSHLQILQVVSEHQVKDELSYEFRSLIEQMPGRISDRIDFITVAATEPIQAVVAASQNAGLTIAGTSRAWGIERQTLGRYTDELAIQCRSSLLITRRYSQVTSHLASVLAEIKSEVTN; encoded by the coding sequence ATGCACACAGTTGTTCTCGTTTTGATAGAGGTGCTAATTGTTATTGGGCTGTCTCGGCTAGTAGGATTGGCATTCCGGTGGATTAACCAACCGCTCGTCATTGGTGAAATTGTAGCTGGAATTATGCTTGGCCCTTCTTTTTTTGGCTTAATTGCTCCAGGGCTAGCAGCAACTTTGTTTCCAGCCCAAACAGCCCCCTTCCTGAATGTTTTATCTCAGGTAGGGCTAATCTTTTTTATGTTTTTGATTGGATTGGAACTAAATCCTAAATACATTAGTGGCAATTTAGAAATAGCAATTTTGACTTCCCATGTCAGTATTTTAGTACCGTTTTCCTTAGGAACTCTGCTAGCAGTACTAATTTATCCTTTACTTTCTAATGCTAGTGTGTCGTTTACAGCCTTCGCCCTTTTTTTGGGAGCAGCAATGTCGATTACTGCTTTTCCTGTACTGGCACGAATTATTACCGAGAACAACTTGCAGAGAACGCGATTAGGTACTTTAGCGCTAACTTGTGCTGCTGTGGATGATCTGACTGCTTGGTGCATATTAGCAGTGGCGATCGCTGTAGCACGTACCGGAACTATTGCTAGTGCTTTTCCTACAATTGCAGAGAGTTTGGTATACATAGGCGTAATGGTGACACTAGGACGAATTTTTCTGTCTCGCCTGGCTACCTACTATCGTCGCACCGGACGCCTCAATCATTTTGTTCTCGCCTTAATTTATATTGGCGTAATTGCTTCGGCGCTGATCACCGAACTAATTGGCATTCACCTAATCTTTGGGGCATTTTTACTAGGGGCAATTATGCCTAAGAATGCAGGTTTGGTGAGAGAATTGGCAACAAAAACCGAAGATTTTGTCTTAATATTCCTGCTACCAGTATTTTTTGCTTACAGTGGGTTGCGGACAGAAATTGGCTTGCTCAATCGCCCTGAATTATGGATTTTGTGTGTATTAGTACTTGCAGTGGCGATCGCGGGTAAATATATCGGCACCTATGTAGCAGCCAGAGTTAGTGGCATTGAAAAGCGAGAAGCTTCTGCCCTTGGTTGGCTAATGAATACTCGTGGCTTGACTGAGCTAATAGTCCTTAACATTGGTTTGGAGTTAGGAGTAATTTCGCCCTTGCTCTTCACCATGTTGGTAATTATGGCGTTGGTAACGACATTTATGACATCGCCACTACTAGAGTGGACTTATCCGAAAAAGCTGATCAAATTAGATGTAGTAGAAGCAGAATCTGAAGTAGAGACAGTTGTAGAAACTACTGTTAGTGGAGATAATTTTAGTCGTCCTTACCGAATTTTAGTGCCAATCGCCAATCCTGACACTCAAAAAGGTTTGGTGCAACTAGCAACAGCGATCGCAATTAACAATATACATCCCGCCACTGTTAACCCCCTCAGCTTGATCGAACTAGAGGAAGATTATGCCTTTGAGAGTACCCCCGTTGAAGCAGATAGATTAATTCAACAGCGTCGCCAACATTTAGAAGAGTTGATTCAACGCTTAGAACCACCAACAGTTCGTTCCTATGTGCATCCCATCATTCGCGTGTCTAATAACGTTGCACGGGAAACTGCTCAAATTGCCGCACTTGAACAAGCTGATTTAATTATCGTCGGCTGGCATCGCCCTGCTTTTAGTAACAATCGTTTAGGTGGACGAGTTGGTCAAATTTTAACCAGTGTACCTGTCGATGTTGCGGTGTTTATAGACAGAGGAGAAGAGCGGTTAGAAAGTTTGCTAGTTCCTTATTCTGCCAATATTCACGATGATTTAGCTTTGATACTTGCTCTAAGATTATTAGTAAATCGTGATACTAGTCACTTACAAATTTTACAGGTAGTATCAGAGCATCAAGTCAAAGATGAATTGAGTTATGAGTTTCGTTCTTTAATCGAGCAAATGCCTGGCAGGATTAGCGATCGCATTGACTTTATCACCGTTGCAGCTACAGAGCCAATCCAAGCCGTCGTTGCAGCCTCACAAAACGCCGGTCTCACCATTGCAGGTACAAGTCGTGCTTGGGGTATAGAACGTCAAACGCTAGGAAGATACACAGATGAACTAGCAATTCAGTGCCGCTCTTCCCTGCTCATCACTCGCCGTTATAGCCAAGTTACTTCTCATCTCGCCTCAGTGCTTGCTGAAATAAAGTCGGAAGTTACAAATTAG